The following are from one region of the Halomonas qaidamensis genome:
- a CDS encoding ABC transporter permease — protein sequence MSQIDALPLPTRQYGHLNSVLICLSAAMLGASWLLSLVSIAPNRIVAGTSYGLVPAVGWPGALLVSLLFIAMGGLAIRPSRLHYYAQLCIVILTLLLMPFGLMVAGHWLIDPAMPQARLGIGGAYWVVLFLLLLCLVELRLRLGLSRLWTTLLLSSVAGAWLVCAVLWLDSLALVQEFQARDQQFYDAMLQHVLLVGTAVSVSVVIGLVLAMLMRRYQGLQRTAFGLLNFLQTIPSLALFGLLLAPLAWLAANVPFLAQLGVSGIGTTPALIALIAYSLLPMVRNTYIALDEVDPDVLEAAKAMGMRARQRFWQVRFPLALPILLEGVRITAVQAIGLTAVAALIGAGGLGTFIFQGLGQAAMDMVLLGALPILVMALIVDASLGALADALRPGEHE from the coding sequence ATGTCACAGATAGACGCCTTGCCATTGCCAACCCGTCAATATGGGCATTTAAATTCAGTACTGATATGTTTAAGTGCCGCTATGTTAGGTGCTTCTTGGCTATTAAGTCTTGTTAGTATCGCGCCCAATAGAATTGTAGCGGGTACCTCTTATGGCCTAGTGCCCGCGGTTGGGTGGCCCGGCGCGCTGCTTGTCTCCTTGCTATTTATCGCTATGGGCGGCTTGGCTATTAGGCCAAGTCGTCTTCACTACTACGCTCAGTTATGCATTGTCATCCTTACCCTGCTATTGATGCCGTTTGGGCTTATGGTGGCTGGTCACTGGCTGATTGATCCGGCTATGCCGCAAGCGCGTTTAGGTATTGGTGGTGCCTATTGGGTTGTGCTTTTTTTGCTTTTGTTGTGCTTGGTGGAGCTACGCCTACGCTTGGGGTTGTCGCGTCTTTGGACCACCTTATTGCTGAGCAGCGTAGCGGGCGCATGGCTGGTTTGTGCGGTGTTATGGCTTGATAGCTTAGCCCTAGTGCAGGAATTTCAGGCGCGAGACCAGCAGTTTTATGATGCCATGCTGCAACATGTGTTGCTGGTCGGTACGGCGGTTAGCGTTAGTGTGGTGATAGGCTTAGTTCTCGCTATGCTTATGCGACGCTACCAAGGGCTGCAACGAACAGCTTTTGGCCTGCTAAATTTCCTGCAAACGATTCCGAGCTTAGCCTTGTTTGGTTTATTGCTAGCCCCCCTTGCCTGGTTAGCCGCCAACGTGCCTTTTTTAGCACAATTAGGCGTCAGTGGTATTGGCACTACCCCCGCGCTAATTGCGCTAATTGCCTATAGCTTATTGCCTATGGTGCGTAATACCTATATTGCGCTTGATGAGGTAGATCCTGACGTTCTAGAGGCAGCAAAGGCGATGGGGATGCGTGCCCGTCAGCGCTTCTGGCAGGTGAGGTTTCCGCTGGCGCTGCCAATACTGCTAGAAGGCGTGCGGATTACGGCCGTGCAAGCGATTGGATTAACTGCCGTTGCCGCGTTGATAGGGGCAGGTGGACTAGGTACGTTTATCTTTCAAGGGTTGGGTCAAGCGGCCATGGATATGGTGCTGTTAGGTGCACTACCTATTTTAGTGATGGCTCTTATTGTAGATGCTAGTTTAGGGGCATTAGCCGACGCGCTGCGCCCTGGAGAACATGAATGA
- a CDS encoding ABC transporter ATP-binding protein has product MIELSHVSKHFGEDTAVDDISLHVAKGKFCALVGTSGCGKSTTLRMLNRLIEHTSGDIIIDSQSIEHYDPVKLRRRIGYVIQSTGLFPHWNVARNIGLVPRLLKWSAADVNARVEELMRLLGLPTHEFAHKYPHQLSGGQAQRVGVARALAADPDILLMDEPFGALDPITREKLQDELAKLQARLHKTVLFVTHDMDEALKLADHLVVMREGRIVQQGTPLELLQTPVDPFVESLLGGLERGLKQAALTRVKDHMSSLGQSLPAQSRIPADFSLRQALSMMLRDHCDRLTVVDQQDMPIGELSLRKIVKEAQLVGKPS; this is encoded by the coding sequence ATGATAGAACTTTCCCATGTGTCAAAGCACTTTGGAGAAGACACAGCGGTTGACGATATATCCTTACACGTCGCGAAAGGAAAGTTCTGTGCGCTGGTAGGAACATCTGGCTGCGGAAAATCAACAACGCTACGTATGCTCAATCGCTTGATTGAGCATACTAGCGGCGACATTATCATCGACAGCCAATCAATAGAGCATTATGACCCGGTTAAGCTTCGTCGTCGTATTGGTTATGTGATCCAGAGTACCGGCCTATTTCCCCATTGGAACGTAGCTCGTAATATTGGGCTGGTGCCGCGTTTACTTAAATGGTCGGCCGCTGATGTCAATGCCCGTGTCGAAGAGCTCATGCGTTTGTTAGGCCTCCCCACGCACGAATTTGCCCATAAGTACCCTCACCAGCTCTCTGGTGGACAGGCGCAACGGGTTGGCGTTGCCCGTGCATTGGCGGCAGATCCCGATATTTTGTTGATGGATGAGCCTTTTGGGGCGCTAGACCCCATTACCAGAGAAAAGCTTCAAGATGAGCTGGCAAAGCTGCAGGCGCGGCTACATAAAACGGTGCTGTTCGTAACTCACGATATGGATGAAGCGCTAAAGCTTGCTGATCATCTCGTCGTGATGCGTGAAGGCCGTATTGTTCAGCAGGGGACGCCGCTGGAACTGCTTCAAACCCCTGTCGACCCGTTTGTGGAGTCCTTACTAGGAGGGTTGGAGCGTGGTTTAAAGCAGGCAGCATTAACCCGTGTGAAAGATCATATGTCATCGCTTGGACAGTCTTTGCCCGCTCAGTCACGCATTCCCGCCGATTTTTCATTGCGCCAAGCGCTTTCTATGATGCTGCGTGATCATTGCGATAGGTTAACAGTGGTTGATCAACAAGATATGCCAATTGGTGAGCTATCTCTGCGTAAGATTGTGAAAGAGGCTCAGCTTGTTGGTAAGCCATCGTGA
- a CDS encoding ABC transporter permease → MTGSPWLWPAGWALLLMAGIWGMPMLEPSFRWLEPEARQVIYSRADFISLLTRHVFVVGIAAIVTISVGVLAGIAVTRQWGQDFLPLVGQVASLGQTFPPVAVLALAVPILGFGTIPIIVALTLYGLLPIVRNTLAGLQDVDASLKQAAIAMGMTSWQVLTRVELPLAAPVILAGIRTSVTINIATAALGATVGASNLGDPIIAGIVNSNVAYVVQGAILIALLALAVDSLFEAIQQRLRMRLSAS, encoded by the coding sequence ATGACTGGATCTCCATGGCTCTGGCCTGCTGGGTGGGCGCTCCTACTGATGGCAGGCATCTGGGGGATGCCGATGCTAGAACCCAGTTTTCGTTGGTTAGAGCCCGAAGCGCGTCAAGTTATATACTCTCGCGCTGATTTTATTTCACTGCTGACTAGGCATGTGTTTGTTGTAGGAATAGCGGCTATTGTCACGATAAGTGTGGGGGTCTTGGCAGGCATCGCGGTAACGAGGCAGTGGGGGCAAGACTTCTTACCTCTCGTTGGGCAGGTAGCCTCGCTTGGGCAGACATTTCCGCCTGTGGCTGTGCTTGCGTTAGCGGTTCCTATTTTGGGCTTTGGCACCATTCCTATTATCGTGGCGTTAACTCTCTATGGCTTATTGCCCATTGTGCGAAACACGCTAGCAGGACTGCAAGATGTCGATGCCAGCCTTAAACAAGCGGCGATTGCCATGGGAATGACATCGTGGCAAGTGTTAACCCGCGTTGAACTACCGCTTGCTGCGCCTGTAATTTTGGCCGGCATTCGCACATCGGTCACTATTAACATTGCCACAGCAGCGTTAGGAGCGACAGTTGGGGCTAGTAACTTAGGTGACCCCATTATTGCGGGTATCGTTAATAGTAATGTGGCCTACGTCGTTCAAGGTGCAATACTGATTGCATTACTCGCGTTGGCAGTGGATAGCCTGTTTGAGGCAATCCAACAGCGTTTGCGCATGCGTCTCTCTGCGTCTTAA
- a CDS encoding thiamine pyrophosphate-dependent dehydrogenase E1 component subunit alpha, with translation MTKYVHQPLFMTGDEFSIATFSLLDPEGELYEGAKEPDLPRDHARRLYQAMLGTRILDERMMAAQRQGRLSFYMQSTGEEAAVVGTAAALDDADMIMAQYREQGALMYRGFTIDEFMNQLFGNELDYGKGRQMPIHYGSRKLHYMTISSPLATQIPQATGYAYGQKLAGDGHCTLTFFGEGAASEGDFHAALNMASVHQVPVIFFCRNNGYAISTPSNEQFAADGIAPRAFGYHMHVIRVDGNDALAVYEATRQARKIAVEQNQPVLIEAMSYRLAAHSSSDDPSGYRAKSEEEAWRLKDPILRMQKWLTKKGWWSDEEEASEQETLRREVLDTMKRAEKRSPPSLDSLITDVYADITPELQRQYDQLKRHIRRYPDAYPRGARSLDLEVNTSTESQGEA, from the coding sequence ATGACAAAGTACGTACATCAGCCGCTCTTTATGACCGGCGACGAATTCTCAATAGCTACCTTCAGCCTGCTCGATCCAGAGGGTGAGCTTTATGAAGGTGCCAAAGAGCCAGACCTCCCACGTGATCATGCTCGACGGCTCTATCAAGCCATGCTGGGCACCCGCATCTTAGATGAGCGTATGATGGCTGCCCAACGCCAGGGGCGGCTTAGTTTTTATATGCAAAGTACGGGAGAAGAAGCCGCCGTTGTTGGTACAGCGGCTGCGTTAGACGATGCCGATATGATCATGGCGCAATATCGCGAGCAAGGCGCACTAATGTACCGCGGCTTCACCATTGATGAGTTCATGAATCAGCTGTTCGGCAATGAGCTGGATTACGGCAAAGGCCGTCAAATGCCGATTCATTATGGTTCGCGCAAACTGCACTACATGACTATCTCTTCGCCGCTTGCAACGCAGATTCCCCAGGCGACAGGTTACGCTTACGGTCAAAAACTAGCGGGTGATGGGCACTGTACCTTAACGTTTTTTGGTGAAGGCGCTGCCTCTGAAGGGGATTTTCATGCCGCACTGAATATGGCGTCCGTTCATCAAGTGCCGGTGATTTTTTTCTGCCGTAACAATGGCTATGCCATTTCGACGCCTTCTAACGAGCAGTTTGCCGCTGACGGCATTGCCCCCAGAGCATTTGGCTACCACATGCACGTTATTCGTGTGGATGGCAACGATGCTTTAGCGGTCTATGAAGCGACACGTCAAGCGCGCAAGATTGCCGTTGAGCAGAATCAGCCGGTACTCATTGAAGCAATGTCTTATCGGCTTGCTGCCCACTCTTCTTCTGATGATCCTTCTGGTTACCGGGCTAAGAGTGAAGAAGAAGCTTGGCGCTTAAAAGACCCCATACTGCGCATGCAAAAGTGGCTAACAAAAAAAGGTTGGTGGAGTGACGAGGAGGAAGCCAGCGAACAGGAAACGCTGCGCCGAGAAGTATTGGACACCATGAAACGGGCAGAAAAACGCTCTCCACCCTCCCTGGACTCGCTAATTACTGATGTCTACGCCGACATAACCCCAGAGCTACAGCGTCAATACGACCAACTTAAGCGTCATATTCGTCGCTACCCAGACGCCTATCCGCGTGGCGCGCGGTCGCTAGACCTTGAGGTGAACACGTCCACAGAATCCCAGGGGGAGGCGTAA
- a CDS encoding alpha-ketoacid dehydrogenase subunit beta: protein MPTMNMLQAINNALDIAMAEDEKVICFGEDVGVFGGVFRATSHLQEKYGKARCFNTPLVEQGIIGFANGLAAQGSVPVAEIQFADYIFPAFDQIVNESAKFRYRSGDLFNVGGLTIRTPYGGGIAGGLYHSQSPEAYFTHTPGLKVVVPRNPYQAKGLLLAAIRDPDPVLFLEPKRLYRASVGEVPQEDYQLPIGEAEVVKEGTDITLVGWGAQMEVIGKAVELAEEQGIACEVIDLRSLLPWDADTVVESVLKTGRLVVSHEAPLTGGFAGEIAATIQERCFLYLESPITRVTGLDTPFPLVLEKEYLPDHLKIFEAIRESVNF, encoded by the coding sequence ATGCCCACTATGAATATGCTGCAGGCGATTAATAATGCCCTTGATATCGCCATGGCTGAAGATGAAAAAGTTATCTGTTTTGGTGAAGACGTGGGCGTCTTTGGTGGTGTTTTCCGTGCCACTAGCCATTTGCAGGAAAAGTACGGTAAAGCGCGCTGCTTTAACACGCCGCTGGTAGAACAAGGCATTATTGGTTTTGCCAATGGGTTGGCGGCCCAAGGCTCAGTGCCCGTTGCTGAAATACAGTTTGCCGACTACATTTTTCCCGCCTTTGATCAAATCGTTAATGAGTCAGCGAAATTTCGCTACCGCTCTGGAGATTTATTCAATGTGGGTGGATTAACTATCCGCACACCCTATGGCGGTGGCATCGCAGGTGGTCTCTATCATTCACAATCACCAGAAGCTTACTTCACACATACACCTGGCTTAAAAGTTGTAGTGCCGCGTAACCCCTACCAAGCGAAAGGGTTACTACTTGCCGCAATTCGTGACCCAGATCCGGTACTTTTCCTAGAACCTAAACGCCTATACCGGGCCTCGGTGGGTGAGGTGCCCCAAGAAGATTATCAGCTTCCTATTGGTGAAGCGGAGGTCGTCAAAGAAGGTACGGATATCACCCTGGTAGGCTGGGGGGCGCAAATGGAAGTCATTGGCAAAGCCGTTGAGCTCGCTGAAGAGCAGGGCATTGCCTGTGAAGTGATTGACCTGCGTTCGCTACTGCCTTGGGACGCCGATACCGTTGTTGAGTCTGTGTTAAAAACAGGACGTTTGGTCGTTAGTCATGAAGCGCCGTTAACGGGGGGCTTCGCGGGTGAGATCGCTGCGACAATTCAAGAGCGCTGTTTTCTCTACCTGGAATCGCCGATTACTCGGGTAACGGGATTAGATACGCCTTTCCCGCTAGTGCTGGAAAAAGAGTATCTGCCCGATCATCTGAAAATTTTTGAAGCGATTCGCGAAAGCGTTAACTTTTGA
- a CDS encoding 2-oxo acid dehydrogenase subunit E2, which yields MSDFMLPDIGEGIVECEVVEWRVAEGDRIEEDQPIVEVMTDKALVEITAPEAGVVTKLYVAQGQIAKVHAPLYAYQAENDTQEAGTTDQANEPKTPETVTVDSSPKVSEPTTVATSTSTTWTSAGKVPASPAVRRLVREHQLELSAIAGSGKDGRVLKEDVLAHLNQPSKAPAQASSQVTQPPRVEPLRGVRAVMAKRMVEAASSIPHFHYGEEIDVTDLLALRERLKPRVEALGERLTLMPFFMKAMALAVNETPIINAQLNAEANELHYFEQCNIGMAVDSKAGLLVPNVKSVERLTLLEIAREVGRLTIAAREGRVDQADLKGGTISISNIGALGGTYTAPIINAPEAAIVAIGKTQWLPRFDEQGEVQRRAIMTITWAGDHRFIDGGTIARFCNAWKGYLEAPETMLLHLG from the coding sequence ATGAGCGATTTTATGCTGCCGGATATTGGCGAAGGCATTGTCGAGTGTGAAGTGGTGGAGTGGCGCGTTGCGGAAGGTGATCGGATTGAGGAGGATCAGCCAATTGTTGAAGTGATGACCGACAAAGCGCTAGTGGAAATTACCGCTCCCGAAGCAGGCGTTGTTACCAAACTGTATGTTGCCCAAGGGCAAATTGCCAAAGTCCACGCACCACTGTATGCCTACCAAGCAGAAAACGACACGCAAGAAGCGGGCACGACGGATCAAGCTAATGAGCCGAAAACACCCGAAACTGTCACGGTTGATAGTTCACCCAAGGTAAGTGAGCCAACCACTGTGGCGACCAGCACTAGCACCACTTGGACGAGTGCTGGCAAGGTGCCTGCCAGCCCAGCCGTGCGGCGTCTTGTGCGTGAACATCAACTTGAGTTAAGCGCCATTGCTGGCAGTGGGAAAGATGGCCGGGTATTAAAAGAAGACGTGCTGGCGCACCTGAATCAACCTTCCAAAGCCCCTGCCCAAGCATCATCTCAAGTAACCCAGCCGCCTAGGGTTGAACCGCTTCGCGGTGTACGCGCGGTGATGGCGAAAAGAATGGTTGAGGCAGCCAGCTCTATTCCGCATTTTCACTATGGCGAAGAGATTGATGTGACCGATCTGCTGGCATTGCGCGAGCGCCTAAAGCCACGGGTAGAGGCTCTTGGTGAGCGGCTAACACTCATGCCTTTTTTTATGAAAGCCATGGCGCTTGCGGTAAATGAGACGCCGATCATCAATGCTCAACTAAATGCGGAAGCTAATGAGCTGCACTACTTCGAACAGTGCAATATTGGCATGGCAGTGGATAGCAAAGCCGGTTTGCTGGTGCCTAATGTGAAAAGTGTTGAGCGCCTAACGCTGCTGGAAATTGCTCGTGAAGTGGGTCGTTTGACCATTGCAGCACGAGAAGGGCGTGTCGATCAGGCGGATCTCAAAGGGGGCACCATTAGTATTTCTAACATTGGTGCGCTTGGCGGAACCTATACGGCGCCTATCATCAATGCGCCGGAAGCGGCGATAGTGGCCATTGGTAAAACTCAATGGTTACCGCGCTTTGACGAGCAAGGTGAGGTTCAGCGGCGGGCGATCATGACCATTACCTGGGCAGGCGATCACCGCTTTATTGATGGCGGCACCATCGCCAGGTTCTGCAATGCCTGGAAAGGCTACCTGGAAGCGCCTGAAACCATGCTGCTGCACTTGGGGTAA
- a CDS encoding protein kinase domain-containing protein, translating to MSQAPLQQFYIPEEQSVYLLSHHDARKLKDWVALCQAQLAQLGYAGIELVGKGAYGFVFAGSAQQQGVPAHYVFKFSRITLPTHLQERLEEEAFMLDQVSHPRIPKLVAYQRSRGQSILVMERAPGWNLEQVSLKEGRLSPRLVVHIANQLADILSALRRESGPNARPVVHGDIKPSNLVFDPATEAIALIDWGSSVFAQLDEKLQFVGANVMELMSDNLQQTNARLGDVYFIGEEQLNGALSSPRFDEQGAAGTLYALASAQSCRFGHRAIPASSLGLPLEFARTLDGMLDPDPHIRHKAGDHYLQAMSRMAKVVMLDLPIPPQVPLVPVWGRPAHQEIDTVVYSSRKAFLREANAEETLNDVNDVQLDRYYKQFMQGMGETEKAFLASVSRLGKYPVVGGLAVRWEREGVYIDSSLNLHDPALKPAFIQAVNNMVHLARAIHRQGVFKSCLFNARQTLHLERASVEEPFNCEPGTAIDYELSAVPEMEDRTRQHSYFEDGPDPEELLVLPDTIMHILQRLNEIHHTGMIIFEALPKHLKIHSYYRLLDPSRESEFRALLARMLASVSQIEGLGVSGFMKMPYKDTRFFTHLERQPEHFYPKDPRDFLRRTPSIGGSQIA from the coding sequence ATGTCTCAGGCACCGCTCCAGCAGTTTTATATACCAGAAGAGCAGTCGGTATACCTGCTAAGCCATCACGATGCCCGTAAGCTTAAAGACTGGGTTGCACTGTGTCAGGCACAGCTTGCCCAGTTGGGCTACGCGGGGATTGAGCTGGTCGGTAAAGGTGCCTATGGTTTTGTTTTTGCGGGCAGTGCACAACAGCAGGGTGTGCCTGCCCACTACGTGTTCAAATTCTCACGCATTACGCTACCTACTCATTTACAAGAACGCCTCGAAGAGGAGGCGTTTATGCTTGATCAGGTTTCCCACCCCCGCATACCAAAGTTAGTGGCTTATCAACGTTCCCGCGGTCAGTCGATTCTGGTGATGGAGCGTGCGCCTGGCTGGAACCTTGAGCAGGTGTCGCTGAAAGAAGGACGTCTTTCTCCTCGTTTGGTGGTCCACATTGCCAACCAGTTAGCCGATATTCTCTCAGCGTTGCGCCGAGAGTCAGGCCCTAATGCGCGTCCTGTGGTGCATGGCGACATCAAACCCTCAAACCTGGTATTTGATCCTGCTACTGAGGCCATTGCATTAATTGACTGGGGCTCATCTGTGTTTGCCCAGTTAGATGAAAAGCTCCAGTTTGTTGGGGCAAATGTGATGGAGTTGATGTCCGATAATCTGCAGCAAACCAACGCCCGGCTGGGCGATGTCTACTTTATTGGTGAAGAGCAGCTCAATGGAGCGCTATCATCGCCCCGCTTCGATGAGCAAGGGGCTGCAGGAACGCTATATGCATTAGCTTCGGCGCAATCTTGCCGTTTTGGTCATCGTGCTATTCCCGCTAGTTCGTTGGGGCTACCCTTAGAATTTGCCCGTACCCTGGATGGCATGCTTGATCCTGATCCCCACATACGCCATAAAGCAGGAGATCACTATTTACAGGCAATGTCCCGGATGGCAAAGGTGGTGATGTTAGATTTACCCATCCCACCACAAGTGCCGCTAGTGCCAGTCTGGGGCCGGCCGGCACACCAAGAAATTGATACAGTGGTGTACAGTTCTCGGAAGGCGTTTTTGCGCGAAGCTAACGCCGAAGAGACGCTAAATGATGTCAATGACGTGCAGCTAGACCGTTATTACAAACAGTTTATGCAGGGCATGGGGGAAACCGAAAAGGCTTTTTTGGCCTCGGTGAGTCGTTTAGGAAAATACCCGGTTGTAGGTGGCTTAGCCGTGCGCTGGGAGCGGGAAGGCGTGTATATCGACTCGTCGCTGAACCTGCATGACCCGGCGTTAAAACCGGCGTTTATTCAAGCGGTCAATAATATGGTTCATTTAGCACGTGCTATTCACCGCCAAGGGGTGTTTAAAAGCTGCTTATTTAATGCGCGACAAACGCTGCATTTAGAGCGTGCGAGTGTAGAAGAACCTTTTAATTGTGAGCCTGGCACGGCTATTGACTATGAGCTGAGCGCGGTTCCGGAAATGGAAGACCGCACCCGCCAGCATAGTTACTTTGAAGACGGCCCTGATCCAGAAGAGCTACTTGTCCTGCCTGACACTATTATGCACATACTGCAACGGCTGAATGAGATTCATCACACCGGCATGATTATTTTTGAGGCACTGCCGAAGCATCTTAAAATCCATAGCTATTATCGACTTCTAGACCCTAGCCGAGAGTCAGAGTTTCGTGCCTTGCTGGCGCGAATGCTGGCGTCGGTAAGCCAGATAGAAGGGCTGGGCGTGTCCGGCTTTATGAAAATGCCCTATAAGGATACGCGATTTTTTACCCATCTAGAGCGTCAACCTGAGCACTTTTATCCTAAAGACCCGCGTGATTTTTTAAGAAGGACGCCGTCAATCGGCGGTTCTCAGATCGCTTGA
- a CDS encoding ABC-type transport auxiliary lipoprotein family protein, with product MSLRITLGSITLAVLLLNTGCSILPESNPATLYRLPSAATLSEHTAATFPVRLGIATPGAGHLLNSNRIVVYPEGNVVNVYEGVRWHEDAPEMLQARLISDLQQRQLFTGVSSDRLPHDVLLLSELRHFQSEYDTSPPSVHLQLDVQLLTTQQRKPLAASSFVIRTRAESTEIPDVVNAFGNASDMLAEQLSAWLVAQSSDLRTAD from the coding sequence ATGAGTTTGCGCATAACGTTGGGTAGCATCACATTAGCGGTGCTGTTATTAAACACAGGCTGTTCAATACTGCCCGAAAGTAATCCTGCAACGCTCTATCGGCTGCCATCGGCTGCCACGCTGTCTGAACACACGGCCGCCACCTTCCCTGTAAGACTAGGCATTGCTACCCCGGGGGCAGGCCACTTGCTTAACAGCAACCGTATTGTGGTATATCCAGAAGGCAATGTAGTTAATGTCTATGAGGGTGTACGCTGGCATGAAGACGCCCCTGAAATGCTTCAAGCACGCTTAATTTCTGACCTGCAGCAGCGCCAGCTATTCACTGGTGTGAGTAGCGACCGATTGCCCCACGATGTACTTCTACTGAGCGAGCTGCGCCATTTTCAAAGTGAGTACGACACCTCTCCACCAAGTGTTCATCTCCAGCTAGATGTACAGTTATTAACGACACAGCAGCGAAAACCGCTAGCAGCGAGCAGTTTTGTTATCCGCACCCGTGCGGAAAGTACAGAAATACCGGATGTTGTGAATGCGTTTGGGAACGCAAGCGACATGCTAGCAGAGCAGCTTTCGGCATGGCTCGTGGCACAATCAAGCGATCTGAGAACCGCCGATTGA
- a CDS encoding MlaD family protein, with translation METRAHHVVIGLFTLLSAAAALLFALWMSYAAGERDYQPYRILFERNVSGLSIGSKVQYNGIEVGDVTELTLNPDDPRQVIASVRVYEDTPVKTDTRAKLAFASITGSMSVQLYGGTPESPRLINQTDEFAPFISADPSPIATLFDEGEAVIQNINAILQNVNELFNDGNREQAGTILTSIAQITEMIASQQTALDQNMALFGEVSRQATATLASIDTLSQEATLLLRQDGQQMMQSAESASRDVASAARRIEQLVNDNAGAVDSTLQGAQDIAPALSALRSTLTNLDRITRQLEESPADFFLGRDQIEEFRP, from the coding sequence ATGGAAACCCGTGCCCATCACGTCGTTATAGGGTTATTTACCCTATTATCTGCCGCAGCAGCACTGCTGTTTGCGCTGTGGATGAGCTACGCCGCTGGGGAACGCGATTACCAACCCTACCGGATACTGTTTGAGCGCAATGTCAGTGGTTTATCGATTGGCAGTAAGGTGCAGTACAACGGTATTGAAGTTGGCGATGTCACCGAACTGACGCTGAATCCTGACGACCCCCGCCAAGTGATTGCCAGCGTGCGTGTCTATGAAGACACCCCCGTCAAAACAGATACCCGTGCCAAGCTAGCGTTTGCCAGCATTACCGGCAGTATGTCAGTTCAGCTATATGGTGGCACACCCGAAAGCCCGCGTTTGATAAATCAAACTGACGAGTTTGCACCATTTATTAGTGCTGATCCTTCGCCTATCGCTACGCTGTTTGATGAAGGTGAAGCAGTGATTCAAAACATCAATGCTATTCTGCAAAACGTTAATGAACTCTTTAATGACGGCAATCGCGAACAAGCTGGCACTATTTTAACGAGTATTGCGCAAATCACTGAGATGATCGCGTCGCAACAGACAGCGCTTGATCAAAATATGGCTCTGTTTGGTGAGGTATCACGCCAAGCAACCGCTACGCTAGCAAGCATCGACACCCTCAGCCAAGAGGCGACCCTGCTATTGCGACAAGATGGTCAGCAAATGATGCAAAGCGCTGAAAGCGCCAGTCGTGATGTCGCCAGCGCCGCCCGACGAATTGAACAGCTCGTTAACGACAATGCCGGTGCTGTCGACAGTACGCTACAGGGGGCACAAGACATAGCCCCAGCGCTTTCAGCCCTGCGCTCTACACTTACTAATCTTGACCGCATTACTCGTCAGCTTGAGGAGAGCCCCGCGGACTTTTTCTTGGGCCGGGATCAGATAGAGGAGTTTCGTCCATGA
- a CDS encoding ABC transporter ATP-binding protein — protein MVTTTHTQHAQNDQTVIHVKGLINRFGPVVVHDDLDLSLKRGEILGVVGGSGTGKSVLLRSIVGLKRPNGGTIDVLGNRLNELNNEQRSQIERRFGVLFQRGALFSSLNLQENVALPLIEHAKLSRKDAEYLARIKLSLVGLPTKAALQFPESLSGGMVKRAALARALALDPDILFLDEPTAGLDPIGAAAFDQLLVTLRDALGFSVFLVTHDLDTLYATCDRVAVLSQKRVLVADTLENVANTDDEWVQAYFKGPRGRAAQYATNASTAGLKE, from the coding sequence ATGGTGACAACGACACATACTCAGCACGCACAAAATGACCAAACCGTTATCCATGTTAAAGGGTTAATCAATCGCTTTGGCCCGGTGGTGGTTCATGACGACCTCGACTTGTCGTTAAAGCGGGGGGAGATTCTCGGTGTAGTGGGCGGCTCAGGAACCGGCAAGTCTGTGCTGTTAAGAAGTATTGTGGGCTTAAAGCGCCCAAACGGAGGTACGATTGATGTACTGGGTAACCGTCTTAATGAGTTAAACAATGAGCAACGTAGCCAGATAGAACGCCGTTTTGGCGTGCTGTTTCAACGAGGCGCATTATTTAGCTCGCTAAATTTACAAGAAAATGTCGCCCTGCCACTGATTGAACACGCCAAACTGTCGCGAAAAGATGCAGAATACCTCGCACGCATCAAACTCTCATTAGTTGGGCTGCCCACCAAGGCAGCGCTTCAGTTTCCTGAGTCTCTTTCTGGCGGCATGGTAAAACGTGCAGCACTCGCAAGAGCGCTGGCGCTTGATCCCGATATTTTGTTTCTTGATGAGCCAACAGCGGGTCTTGACCCTATCGGTGCTGCCGCCTTTGATCAGCTATTAGTTACGCTGCGCGACGCGTTAGGCTTTAGCGTTTTTTTAGTTACCCACGATTTAGATACGCTTTATGCTACCTGCGACCGAGTCGCCGTGCTTTCTCAGAAACGCGTGTTAGTAGCAGATACGCTTGAAAATGTCGCTAATACTGACGATGAGTGGGTGCAAGCCTACTTTAAGGGACCTCGCGGACGTGCCGCTCAATACGCCACTAACGCATCAACGGCCGGTTTAAAGGAGTAA